A stretch of the Bacteroidota bacterium genome encodes the following:
- a CDS encoding ADP-ribosylglycohydrolase family protein: MLSELSTLQQKCREKDIKLFGAISGDVIGSDYEFAGIKYYDFNLFPPNSNYTDDSVLTIATASKLILSSDYSTEYRNFGAKYPNPKGAYGNNFRMWLRNPDAVPLTSFGNGSAMRVSPVGYAFKTIEETLLEAKRSAEVSHAHPEGIKGAQATAAAVFLARTGSSKEIIKEFISTTFQYDLERTCDEIRPKYRFDPSCQGTVPESIIAFLESKDFEDAIRLTISLGGDSDTMGAITGAIAEAFYGEVPQSIKRKVVELLPLEFLDIILKFNTKFM, translated from the coding sequence ATGTTGTCTGAACTATCAACTCTTCAACAGAAATGCCGCGAGAAAGACATCAAACTATTTGGTGCCATCTCCGGTGATGTAATCGGATCAGATTATGAGTTTGCCGGGATAAAATATTACGATTTTAATCTTTTCCCCCCAAATTCCAACTACACGGACGATTCAGTCCTCACTATAGCAACAGCAAGTAAACTAATTCTCTCAAGCGACTATTCGACTGAATACCGCAACTTCGGAGCAAAATACCCAAACCCCAAAGGGGCTTATGGTAACAATTTCAGGATGTGGTTACGAAACCCTGACGCGGTGCCATTAACCAGCTTTGGAAATGGCTCGGCAATGAGGGTGAGTCCGGTGGGGTATGCCTTCAAGACAATCGAAGAAACTCTCCTTGAAGCAAAGAGAAGCGCCGAAGTTTCCCATGCTCATCCCGAAGGAATTAAAGGAGCACAAGCTACCGCTGCCGCTGTTTTTCTTGCAAGAACCGGGAGTTCAAAAGAGATTATCAAGGAGTTTATCTCTACCACCTTTCAGTATGATTTGGAGAGAACCTGTGACGAAATACGCCCGAAATACCGATTTGACCCCTCATGTCAAGGTACGGTCCCCGAATCAATTATTGCATTCCTCGAAAGTAAAGATTTTGAGGATGCCATCCGCCTCACTATCTCCCTCGGAGGAGATTCCGATACGATGGGAGCTATAACAGGTGCAATTGCGGAGGCGTTCTACGGTGAAGTGCCCCAGTCAATCAAAAGGAAAGTAGTTGAATTGCTTCCTCTCGAATTTCTTGATATTATTCTGAAATTTAATACGAAATTCATGTAG
- the nrfA gene encoding ammonia-forming cytochrome c nitrite reductase has protein sequence MKPVSELLKEKPWLGWVIFLGTVAVVFILGLFASTIVERRAESFTLQAVKPIADWEPRNEVWGENYPREYETYMKTLDTSFASKHGGSKEIDYLEKYPELVIMWAGYAFAKDYKQGRGHGHAIRDIRLTLRTGGVKESPQPATCWSCKSTDVPRVMNKVGATDFYKGKWKDKGAEIVNPIGCQDCHDPKSMNLRITRPALVEAYQRRGKDITKASRQEMRSLVCAQCHVEYYFKGDGKYLTFPWDNGFSADSMEAYYDKMDYKDWEHKLSKAPMLKAQHPDFELFMTGIHAKRGVSCSDCHMPYKSEGGVKYTDHHIQSPLANVANSCQVCHREEADKLIQDVYDRQDRVEELRRIAEKAIASAHLEAKAAWDAGATPEEMKPALKLIRHAQWRWDWVAAANGLGFHAPVEALRVVGTSLAKAEEARKELAIILIKHGKTYPVVLPDFSTKAKAQSILGFDLKAMMADKEEFLKTVAKQWDEEARKRQGFLYAY, from the coding sequence ATGAAACCTGTTTCCGAATTATTAAAAGAAAAACCGTGGCTGGGTTGGGTAATCTTCCTTGGTACGGTTGCAGTTGTATTTATACTCGGCCTTTTTGCCTCAACCATTGTCGAGAGGAGAGCCGAAAGCTTCACACTTCAGGCTGTTAAACCAATCGCAGACTGGGAACCAAGAAATGAAGTATGGGGAGAGAACTATCCCCGTGAATATGAAACCTACATGAAAACACTCGATACCAGTTTTGCGAGCAAGCATGGAGGATCGAAAGAAATAGATTATCTTGAAAAATACCCCGAACTGGTGATAATGTGGGCAGGTTACGCCTTTGCGAAAGACTACAAGCAGGGAAGAGGCCATGGACATGCAATCAGGGATATCCGCCTGACTCTAAGAACCGGTGGTGTGAAAGAGAGTCCACAACCTGCCACCTGCTGGAGCTGCAAGAGTACCGATGTGCCGAGAGTTATGAATAAAGTTGGGGCTACCGACTTTTATAAAGGAAAGTGGAAAGACAAAGGAGCGGAAATAGTGAATCCGATCGGATGTCAGGACTGTCATGATCCCAAGAGCATGAATCTTCGTATCACCAGACCTGCTCTCGTGGAAGCATATCAAAGAAGAGGCAAAGATATCACAAAAGCTTCACGACAGGAAATGAGATCACTCGTTTGTGCACAATGCCATGTGGAATATTATTTCAAAGGTGACGGAAAATACCTGACCTTCCCCTGGGATAACGGTTTCAGTGCTGATTCGATGGAAGCATATTATGATAAAATGGACTACAAAGATTGGGAGCACAAGCTTTCAAAAGCTCCGATGCTCAAAGCCCAGCACCCTGATTTTGAACTTTTCATGACCGGCATCCACGCAAAAAGAGGCGTATCGTGCTCCGATTGCCACATGCCGTACAAGTCCGAAGGTGGTGTAAAGTACACTGATCACCATATTCAAAGTCCTCTCGCAAATGTGGCAAATTCATGCCAGGTTTGCCACCGTGAAGAAGCAGATAAACTGATTCAGGATGTGTATGACAGACAGGACAGAGTGGAAGAACTCAGAAGAATCGCAGAAAAGGCGATAGCATCAGCTCATCTTGAAGCTAAAGCCGCATGGGATGCCGGTGCCACTCCAGAAGAAATGAAGCCCGCACTAAAGCTCATCCGTCATGCTCAATGGAGATGGGATTGGGTGGCTGCTGCAAACGGACTTGGTTTCCATGCTCCCGTTGAAGCACTTCGTGTTGTTGGAACATCTCTTGCTAAAGCTGAAGAAGCACGAAAGGAACTCGCTATCATTCTGATTAAGCACGGGAAAACTTATCCTGTAGTGCTCCCTGACTTTTCCACAAAGGCGAAAGCGCAGTCGATTCTTGGATTCGATCTAAAAGCCATGATGGCTGACAAAGAGGAATTCCTGAAAACTGTAGCCAAGCAGTGGGATGAGGAAGCCCGCAAAAGACAGGGATTTTTATACGCCTACTGA
- a CDS encoding type II toxin-antitoxin system VapC family toxin: MKKIKVYVDTSIIGGVFDSEFSNPTKKFFNQVEDGRFQIVISDLVEEELTAAPEMVREFFKEIYQDVVIIGVDENAIRLRECYLKANVVTKKSSNDALHVAIATVNNCPVILSWNFKHIVHFDKIPLYNSINLVNGYQPIAIYSPLEVINYG; this comes from the coding sequence ATGAAAAAAATAAAAGTCTATGTGGACACATCCATTATCGGTGGAGTGTTCGATTCAGAATTTTCGAATCCAACAAAAAAGTTTTTTAATCAAGTTGAGGATGGTCGATTCCAAATAGTTATCTCTGATCTTGTTGAAGAGGAGTTGACAGCTGCTCCGGAGATGGTTCGAGAATTTTTCAAAGAAATCTATCAGGATGTAGTTATTATTGGTGTTGACGAAAATGCAATCAGACTTCGTGAATGTTATTTGAAGGCAAATGTTGTTACGAAAAAAAGCTCCAACGATGCTCTCCATGTTGCAATCGCTACTGTTAATAATTGTCCTGTAATTCTCAGTTGGAATTTTAAGCATATCGTTCATTTTGATAAAATTCCATTATACAATTCAATTAATCTGGTAAATGGTTATCAACCGATAGCCATTTATTCTCCATTGGAGGTGATAAACTATGGATAA
- a CDS encoding DUF2779 domain-containing protein, with amino-acid sequence MAFQYFVLSNSDLLHNYTIVPHLILVDKSKICSVDGMNQLFTVLKNDSGNKEVIIKPGISRSDLDTSILKIIDVSSEVDRIINDFKFPTNYDDGLGFRDFVNFAADIYSNDERIFVPLSTECKSCQFKNDSSGLGEFQSGFHECWDHHTKLGEELRKNDPVTELWGGLAGGKSIVAELLKKNIHLIKEIKEPDIAPKNDRSDSTGLTPFQRRMQQVNRVKSGTKESYFDSEGFKNEALTWTYPLHMIDFETSAPAIPFNKNRHPYEGIAFQFSHHTIQKDGSVKHSGEYISFEKGVFPNYDFVRELKRQLEVDNGSIFRYHNHENTYLKIIYDQLESDQDAPGDKTELQEFIRSITNYKDGKEKVEGIRNMIDLFQIIIKYYYPPTAKGSNSIKQILPAIINNSGYLREKYSKPIYGRGLEIHSLNFESHIWINSEKNNDPYRTLPKLFTDYDDEMLDKYFGGFDEVKDGGAAMTAYGLLQYSEISDTLREQLRDGLLRYCELDTMAMVMLVEGLMDKAGMRFR; translated from the coding sequence GTGGCTTTTCAATACTTCGTTCTCTCCAATTCTGATTTACTACATAACTACACCATTGTTCCTCATTTAATACTCGTTGATAAAAGTAAAATCTGTTCCGTTGACGGAATGAATCAGTTGTTCACAGTTTTGAAAAACGATTCCGGAAACAAAGAAGTTATCATAAAACCCGGAATCAGCAGGAGTGACCTCGACACTTCAATCTTAAAAATCATTGATGTAAGTTCTGAAGTGGATAGAATAATTAATGATTTCAAATTCCCGACAAATTACGATGATGGTTTGGGTTTTCGTGATTTTGTTAATTTTGCCGCAGATATCTATTCCAATGATGAAAGGATATTTGTTCCACTCAGTACTGAATGTAAAAGCTGCCAGTTTAAAAATGATTCTTCAGGGCTGGGTGAATTTCAAAGCGGATTTCATGAATGCTGGGATCATCACACAAAGCTTGGGGAAGAATTACGAAAAAATGACCCGGTTACAGAACTTTGGGGTGGTTTGGCAGGTGGAAAAAGCATAGTCGCAGAACTATTGAAAAAGAATATCCACTTGATTAAAGAAATTAAAGAACCGGATATTGCTCCCAAAAATGATAGAAGTGATTCTACCGGATTGACTCCCTTTCAAAGGAGAATGCAACAGGTTAATCGCGTAAAATCCGGTACTAAGGAAAGCTATTTTGACAGTGAAGGTTTCAAAAACGAGGCTTTAACCTGGACTTACCCGCTTCACATGATCGATTTTGAAACTTCTGCTCCGGCAATTCCCTTTAATAAAAACAGGCATCCTTACGAAGGAATTGCATTTCAATTTTCACACCACACGATTCAAAAAGATGGCAGTGTTAAACATTCAGGCGAATATATCTCTTTTGAAAAGGGAGTTTTTCCGAACTATGATTTTGTAAGGGAATTAAAAAGGCAGCTTGAAGTTGATAATGGTTCGATATTCCGTTATCACAATCACGAAAACACCTATCTTAAAATTATTTATGATCAACTCGAGTCTGACCAGGACGCACCCGGTGACAAAACTGAATTGCAGGAATTCATAAGATCGATCACCAATTATAAAGACGGGAAGGAGAAAGTGGAAGGTATCCGGAACATGATAGATTTGTTCCAAATAATCATCAAATATTACTACCCGCCAACCGCAAAAGGCAGCAATTCAATAAAGCAAATTCTACCCGCGATTATTAATAATTCCGGGTATCTGAGGGAGAAATACAGTAAACCGATCTACGGCAGGGGACTGGAAATCCACAGTTTAAATTTTGAGAGTCATATTTGGATTAATTCTGAAAAAAATAACGATCCATACAGAACGCTTCCCAAACTCTTTACGGATTATGATGACGAAATGCTGGATAAGTATTTCGGGGGTTTTGATGAGGTAAAAGATGGTGGCGCAGCGATGACGGCATACGGGTTGCTGCAGTATTCCGAAATCTCGGATACACTTCGGGAGCAACTCAGGGATGGTCTTCTCCGTTATTGTGAACTTGATACCATGGCTATGGTAATGCTGGTTGAAGGGTTGATGGATAAAGCGGGTATGCGATTTAGGTGA
- the nrfH gene encoding cytochrome c nitrite reductase small subunit, which translates to MRVIKKLLNLLIPPPNWRFPVIVTLGIFFGLGFHVLYISNALSYASDKPEACINCHVMNSYYATWEKGSHGRVTVCNDCHVPHDNIISKYMFKAQDGLRHSFMFTFRLEPQVIKIKDAGKQAVQANCIRCHDNTIHPISNRGYAAGNRSIDMEGVYCWDCHRDVPHGRVNSLSSTPDAKVPGLTPVVPEWLKTNTSNQKPED; encoded by the coding sequence ATGAGAGTAATAAAAAAGTTACTCAATCTACTGATTCCACCCCCGAACTGGCGTTTTCCTGTTATCGTTACGCTTGGCATCTTCTTTGGACTGGGCTTTCATGTCCTTTACATTTCGAATGCACTTTCCTACGCTTCAGACAAACCCGAAGCATGTATCAACTGCCATGTAATGAACTCTTACTACGCCACATGGGAGAAGGGCAGCCACGGACGGGTAACCGTCTGTAACGACTGTCATGTTCCCCACGACAACATCATCTCCAAATACATGTTCAAAGCCCAGGATGGTCTAAGGCACTCTTTTATGTTCACATTCAGGCTTGAGCCGCAAGTGATCAAGATAAAAGATGCCGGAAAACAGGCTGTACAGGCGAATTGTATCAGGTGTCATGACAACACTATACATCCAATTTCGAACAGGGGATATGCTGCCGGGAACAGATCCATTGATATGGAAGGAGTTTACTGCTGGGACTGTCACAGAGATGTGCCGCACGGAAGAGTAAATTCCCTGTCATCCACTCCCGATGCAAAAGTACCCGGACTTACTCCCGTTGTACCTGAGTGGCTTAAAACCAACACTTCAAACCAGAAACCAGAGGACTAA
- a CDS encoding DUF2442 domain-containing protein: MNPRVASVKTLEGDKLLLTFTKGEQRIFDMAPYLEIGIFKELKEISNSGNHLNRIPALSINPSTSITIAMVSSSQ; encoded by the coding sequence ATGAATCCAAGAGTTGCATCGGTAAAGACCTTGGAAGGTGATAAACTCCTTCTGACATTCACTAAAGGTGAACAACGGATATTCGATATGGCTCCCTATCTGGAGATAGGAATTTTCAAAGAGCTAAAAGAAATTTCGAACTCGGGCAATCACCTAAATCGCATACCCGCTTTATCCATCAACCCTTCAACCAGCATTACCATAGCCATGGTATCAAGTTCACAATAA
- a CDS encoding HipA domain-containing protein, which produces MTNNRKCLFCYEPVLEPELIYHPKCSKEIFDSKFPPEIDFNLGDIEELALKYLGKNLSVTGVQPKMSLETERIGKNRLRLTVVGLWGSYIFKPPFEKYHDLPQNEDLTMHLAEVAGIKTARHSLIPLKSGEFAYISKRFDRQNGIKLCLEDMAQLTEVLTARKYKGSYEKIGKIITKYSDFPGNDLVSFYELTLFSFLTGNADMHLKNFSLLRSVNNEISLSPAYDLVNTKLIITDDPEDRALTLNGKKSNLKLKDFMSFADSLSIDRNIVHKIHDRFAGLQSKFSDIIEKSFLNETDKESYRKIILGQMQKVFS; this is translated from the coding sequence ATGACCAATAATCGTAAGTGTTTATTCTGTTATGAACCGGTGCTTGAACCGGAATTAATCTACCACCCGAAATGCAGTAAAGAGATTTTTGATTCAAAATTTCCTCCTGAGATTGACTTTAATCTTGGAGATATTGAAGAATTGGCTCTTAAATATCTGGGGAAAAACCTCTCGGTAACCGGTGTTCAACCAAAAATGTCGCTTGAAACAGAAAGAATTGGTAAGAATAGATTAAGGTTGACAGTAGTCGGGCTCTGGGGAAGTTATATTTTTAAGCCGCCATTTGAGAAATATCATGATTTGCCTCAAAATGAAGATTTAACAATGCATTTGGCAGAGGTCGCAGGGATTAAGACAGCCAGACACTCTTTGATTCCTCTAAAATCAGGAGAGTTTGCATATATTTCCAAACGATTTGACAGGCAAAACGGAATCAAACTCTGCCTGGAGGATATGGCACAACTTACGGAAGTGTTGACGGCGAGAAAATATAAAGGATCGTACGAGAAAATCGGGAAAATTATTACAAAATATTCAGACTTTCCGGGAAACGATCTCGTCTCATTTTATGAGTTGACTCTGTTCTCATTTCTCACCGGGAATGCTGATATGCACCTAAAGAATTTTTCACTGCTTAGATCAGTAAACAATGAAATATCACTCTCACCTGCTTATGATCTTGTAAATACAAAATTAATAATAACCGATGATCCCGAAGATCGCGCCTTGACACTGAACGGAAAGAAAAGTAATTTGAAACTTAAGGATTTCATGTCATTTGCAGATTCATTGAGTATCGACCGAAATATAGTTCACAAAATCCATGATAGATTTGCCGGATTGCAAAGTAAATTCTCTGATATAATCGAAAAAAGTTTCCTGAATGAAACGGATAAGGAGTCTTATCGTAAAATAATTTTAGGTCAGATGCAAAAAGTTTTTAGCTGA
- a CDS encoding discoidin domain-containing protein: MAKKNQTIIILLSITIFLLVTVLLLFFMKGGFPVKGSEAKDSATGEQPVDIVPVGANVSSTLPASYGFSYPAEKSFDGNEFSWWSPEDSRPGQWIEYRFGQPQKLRGIKILNGAHYPNYSNGGEYFGDLYYQNAILTEATLEFSDGTRREINLRVYDGMQTIEFPEVLTSSVKIICRGVKPGERWQDVCISEFRALVAKPSI, from the coding sequence ATGGCAAAGAAAAACCAGACTATTATAATTCTTCTTTCGATCACCATTTTTTTACTGGTGACAGTGCTCCTTCTGTTTTTTATGAAAGGGGGATTTCCGGTGAAGGGGTCTGAAGCAAAAGACTCAGCAACCGGGGAGCAGCCGGTTGATATTGTACCCGTCGGGGCAAATGTCAGTTCCACACTTCCCGCAAGTTACGGTTTCAGCTACCCGGCTGAAAAATCATTCGATGGTAACGAATTTTCATGGTGGAGTCCTGAGGACAGTCGACCAGGTCAATGGATAGAATATCGTTTTGGTCAGCCACAAAAGTTGAGAGGGATAAAAATTCTAAACGGTGCACACTATCCCAATTATTCAAACGGGGGCGAATATTTTGGAGACCTTTACTACCAAAATGCCATTTTGACTGAAGCGACACTGGAATTTTCCGATGGGACCAGAAGAGAGATCAATCTGAGAGTATATGATGGTATGCAAACCATTGAATTTCCGGAAGTGTTGACTTCTTCTGTGAAAATCATCTGCAGAGGAGTTAAACCCGGGGAAAGATGGCAGGATGTCTGCATATCGGAATTCAGAGCTTTGGTTGCGAAGCCTTCGATTTAG
- a CDS encoding helix-turn-helix domain-containing protein: MSTESLPEFVKKKRKYLGYTQVELAMRAGVGLRFLRELEQGKKSLQMDKVNKVLYLFGHELRPAKIIRGDSND; encoded by the coding sequence ATGTCGACTGAAAGTCTTCCTGAATTTGTGAAGAAAAAACGAAAGTACCTTGGTTATACCCAGGTAGAGCTCGCCATGAGAGCAGGCGTTGGTTTGCGTTTTCTGCGAGAGTTGGAACAGGGAAAGAAATCTCTCCAAATGGATAAAGTGAACAAAGTGCTTTATCTTTTTGGACATGAACTGCGTCCCGCAAAGATCATAAGAGGTGATTCAAATGATTAA
- a CDS encoding HipA N-terminal domain-containing protein, translating into MKRGKVYFREIFAGMIEESEEGYFFKYDNAYLQSKESLPVSLTLPLTEKTYKSNILFPFFDGLIPEGWLLDLVSHNWKIDQADRMSLLLLCCRDCIGAVSIIPDEVPDDQ; encoded by the coding sequence ATTAAACGGGGCAAGGTTTATTTTCGGGAGATTTTTGCAGGAATGATAGAAGAGAGCGAAGAAGGATACTTTTTTAAATATGACAACGCATATCTTCAATCGAAGGAGTCACTGCCGGTAAGTCTGACGCTTCCACTCACGGAGAAAACTTACAAAAGCAATATTCTGTTCCCGTTTTTTGACGGATTGATTCCGGAGGGATGGTTGTTGGACCTGGTATCCCATAATTGGAAAATTGATCAGGCAGACAGGATGAGTCTTCTTCTGTTGTGTTGCAGGGATTGCATTGGTGCCGTAAGTATAATTCCCGATGAGGTGCCTGATGACCAATAA
- a CDS encoding T9SS type A sorting domain-containing protein codes for MKKLIAAIFIASTVLAQAPWQDPGLKIEYALSHNNSTSIFYRDYTSTTNNNDLVFENKLYRKNINSGEETLLFSSKTVYSGTNLLSKVDAEFLSFSSEHPDSFYIAGQISSDSTGAFVKGKEINVFHPNKIIEFFFASKQTPGKFYVKIDGAYKVSYDYCKTFQILHQVERFICISPFNDNEVIAWNSGGIVRSIDGGINYTALYQPTWSYDSVSVSYTRDSSFLLLTSRSIYDWMNEIKYSTQAGSAGTFNSALNNFFGTMHVIPYKSPSDSIYFYRADTLFSKKLGAPVLSGQKVSNIFDTRITGSSAITGSTDLFISTTNKIFKKTGNVYEEVKWITTPLPEPDFYPLHIGDFWVYKVTGWWADTFWYPIDYTTVTRVMRDTLVPGWGKFFVSDRFNSNPNFPKLEMKKDNGKIYELIKWGSDTTHNILLTEDNSLLEGDVSDMSVLGSGNIYCRVSDISYKEHFGKMRATRELDIYSLYWYLVRSVDGVGIVEARSSFDFGEEIFKLTGAYVNGVVYGDTTTTDIVDEEQTPQTFKVSQNFPNPFNGSTKISFSLPASGEVVVRIFNILGQEVMRINPGNLPAGKNEVSLTMPAQFNSGVYLCRLEFGDKAETRKIIYLK; via the coding sequence ATGAAAAAGTTGATAGCAGCAATATTTATTGCATCAACAGTACTGGCACAAGCCCCTTGGCAGGATCCGGGGTTAAAGATAGAGTACGCCCTTTCACACAATAATTCCACTTCAATCTTCTACCGTGACTACACTTCCACAACGAATAACAACGACCTCGTTTTCGAAAACAAACTGTACCGAAAGAATATTAATTCAGGCGAAGAAACACTTCTTTTTAGCAGCAAAACGGTTTATTCAGGTACAAATCTTCTCTCAAAAGTGGATGCGGAATTTCTCTCATTTTCATCGGAGCATCCCGACAGCTTTTATATAGCAGGACAAATTTCAAGTGATTCCACGGGAGCATTTGTAAAAGGGAAGGAAATTAATGTATTCCATCCAAACAAAATAATTGAGTTCTTCTTTGCCTCAAAACAGACTCCTGGAAAATTTTATGTGAAAATCGATGGTGCTTACAAAGTTTCGTATGATTACTGCAAGACCTTTCAGATTCTCCACCAGGTTGAGCGATTCATCTGCATCTCCCCTTTCAATGACAACGAAGTAATTGCCTGGAATTCGGGTGGTATTGTCCGGTCAATTGACGGAGGAATCAATTATACAGCTCTTTATCAGCCGACATGGTCGTATGATTCTGTATCAGTATCTTATACTCGTGACAGTTCATTCCTGTTACTAACCTCCCGCTCTATTTATGACTGGATGAACGAAATAAAGTATTCAACGCAGGCAGGAAGTGCCGGAACATTCAATTCGGCACTTAATAATTTTTTTGGAACTATGCATGTAATTCCTTATAAATCCCCTTCTGACAGCATTTATTTTTATAGAGCAGATACGCTTTTCAGCAAAAAACTGGGAGCACCGGTTTTATCAGGGCAAAAGGTGTCAAATATATTTGATACCAGAATTACGGGCTCATCTGCGATAACAGGATCGACCGATCTGTTCATTTCAACCACCAATAAGATATTCAAAAAAACAGGAAATGTCTATGAAGAAGTGAAATGGATTACCACTCCATTGCCAGAACCTGATTTTTACCCGTTGCACATAGGTGATTTTTGGGTATACAAGGTGACAGGCTGGTGGGCTGATACTTTTTGGTATCCCATTGACTATACAACCGTCACTCGTGTGATGAGAGATACCCTTGTACCGGGCTGGGGCAAGTTTTTTGTTTCTGACAGATTTAATTCAAATCCCAATTTCCCAAAGCTCGAGATGAAGAAAGATAACGGGAAAATATACGAATTAATAAAGTGGGGATCGGATACAACCCACAATATATTATTGACTGAAGACAATTCACTTCTAGAGGGAGATGTGTCCGATATGAGTGTTTTAGGATCCGGGAATATCTACTGCCGGGTTTCAGATATCAGTTACAAAGAACATTTTGGTAAAATGCGTGCCACCAGAGAACTTGACATATATTCTTTATATTGGTATCTGGTGAGATCGGTTGATGGTGTTGGGATTGTGGAGGCAAGGTCTTCATTTGATTTCGGAGAAGAGATTTTCAAATTGACGGGTGCTTATGTAAATGGAGTGGTATATGGTGACACTACAACAACCGACATTGTGGATGAGGAACAAACACCACAAACATTCAAGGTAAGCCAAAACTTCCCGAACCCGTTTAATGGCAGTACAAAAATCAGTTTTTCACTTCCCGCATCCGGGGAAGTGGTGGTAAGAATATTCAATATCCTTGGACAGGAAGTGATGAGGATAAATCCCGGAAACCTACCGGCGGGCAAAAATGAAGTTTCACTCACCATGCCGGCACAATTCAATTCCGGAGTTTATCTTTGCCGTTTGGAATTCGGAGATAAAGCGGAGACCAGGAAGATTATTTATTTGAAGTAA
- a CDS encoding ABC transporter ATP-binding protein — MIKFKQLTKKFGSFTAVNSIDLHIKKGSLFGFLGPNGAGKSTSIKMLTGIYSLTEGDIEVKGISILKDAQAIKLITGYIPDQPFLYDRLTGLEFLYFCGGLYNLDKKSVKSRIDEMIDTLKLGDWLNKRTEEYSQGMKQRVAIASAFLHHPELIILDEPMVGLDPQSAVLVKQFLKRKSEEGITVFMSTHSLNVVEEICTDVGIINKGKIIFSGGLEELLSMKKELSHNFETLFIELTSETEN; from the coding sequence TTGATCAAATTCAAGCAATTAACCAAAAAGTTCGGCTCTTTCACAGCCGTGAATTCCATCGACCTCCACATAAAAAAGGGGTCTCTTTTCGGATTCCTGGGACCAAACGGAGCGGGTAAATCAACTTCAATTAAGATGCTCACCGGTATATACTCTCTGACCGAAGGTGATATTGAAGTTAAAGGAATTAGCATTCTTAAAGATGCACAAGCGATAAAGCTCATCACAGGTTATATTCCCGATCAGCCATTTCTTTATGACAGGCTTACCGGTCTGGAATTTCTTTATTTCTGCGGGGGGCTTTACAATCTCGATAAAAAGAGTGTGAAATCAAGAATCGATGAAATGATTGATACTCTTAAACTTGGCGACTGGCTCAACAAACGAACCGAAGAATACTCACAAGGAATGAAACAGCGAGTGGCGATTGCATCCGCTTTCCTTCACCACCCCGAACTGATAATTCTCGATGAACCTATGGTCGGTCTCGATCCGCAGTCGGCTGTGTTGGTGAAACAATTTTTGAAACGGAAATCAGAAGAAGGGATTACTGTTTTTATGTCGACCCACAGCCTCAATGTAGTGGAAGAAATCTGCACTGATGTCGGCATTATCAACAAAGGAAAAATAATCTTTTCGGGCGGGCTTGAAGAACTCCTTTCCATGAAAAAAGAGTTGAGCCACAACTTTGAAACTCTGTTTATTGAACTGACAAGCGAGACTGAAAATTAG